The stretch of DNA CCTCGCTCGCACCTGAGCACACCATGTTGTTTAATTTCACCGCGGCCTGCAGGGACTCCGCGGCGATAAGCGCACGTCGTTGAAAAGGCGCGCGTATGAATAAGTTACGAAGTTTCTCCGGCGCAGTGTCAACATCCCGTAACGCGTTCGAGTTGTTGGAAACGAACGACGTCATCGCTACATTTCGCggttatattcaattttctgtaATTTATCACCGGCGAAATTGATCGGTTTAATCGCTTCGGCGTGTAGGGCGTTTATTGGTGAGCGTTTTATTGCAGAGGCAAAACCGAGCCTTTGTTTGTTAGATAAGAAAAGAAGGGTCGCGATGATAGGACTTCAGTCTCGAGCCCGCCTATAATCACGAGCTCTCGCGCAAGTTCGACCACTTGCGATAACGGttcaatgaataatgcatcTGTAGTGTTTTCAGCACGCGGTAATAACTTCGTTATTAAAGCAGGGATGGTTCATTAGGCCACGTGAAAATGGTCGCGTATTTTCTCGTCTCAATCTTTTGAAATGCGTGTTCGCTTTAGCCGTGTATAATCATTTCGTACtatgtccatagaaaacattcgGGAcccaatttcacaaaaaaaaatcatctgaaatgtTTGGAAAGTTGTGAAGGAGCCTGGCGTCGAAGCAGTGGGTCGAAGTACGAGCTTTTGCTATTAGTATATAGAGATAGATTAAGTCAAATATTCGGTTAGTTGCATTCGTTTACTTCACGTTTGCAATGTCGACAACAATTCAGACTCAACCGTTTTGAGCGTAAACTTGTTCCTGCACCGATCgaatcgaaaaaaaagatcagctatcagtcatctctatttaGATTCGttctaaaaattcaatttagccgatatgaaaaaaagacaaacTGGTCCGACGAAAGATCAGCTGTAGCCAATTCTATTCTATTGCGTACCAAAAATTCGCTGTTGATATTCCGAACGGTTAGAGTATAAGTCGATGTCGTATATACACGGCTTCTCGTTACTTAGCGGATAAGTAATCGGAGCCGTCCTACTCCCTTACCAATCCAATCAACGTTCAATTTGTGTCCGTTCTTGACCTAGCCATCAGCGCGTATAACCTGCACCGATCAAAATATACTGTCGACAAATTGACAGATTTATAGGGTATAAACATAAAAacccagggcccggttttatagactggtatcacctttaacccgggggctaactcaattgataatgaattgagttagcccccgtgttaaaggtaataccacagtctataaaaccggccccaTCACTCAagcgttttgaaaatggctaaTATCGAGTTGAGACGTTTAAATCCTCTTACACACTTAATCTTTGGTAATAGGTTTAATTCTTcaaccaggacccagttccattttgagttcagatttgactCCGAGTTGACTCATAGAAAATGGACTGATTTCAACTCGGAGTCAACTCTTAACTcaccactgtggaactggattcagtggCTCGTTTACCCTCAAATTTTATCACTATGAGTTAACGATAGTATTTAGTATTTATCCGCTATGGTTAGCTTTAACAAACTTCTAACTCGATAGCATTGTCGAGGACCTTATCTCATGTTCTGCTTTCGAAGTTAGTTTAGATCGGTTGATTAGTTTAGCCATCAGAGTCATTGATCAcatgggcccagttccacagttgtgaattaagatttgactttGGAGTTaacacattgaaaatgaactaattttaactcagagttaactctaactcatgacGTGGAACTGGAGCATGGTGTTTTGAAGAATGCGGATTTCGCGGCGTGTTGAAGGTGCTGCACCATCTCCTAGTGGTTCTTAAATGTTATTGCTTTACAAATATACACCCTCATCATGGGTACAAATTTTGATTCTCCTTCAATTTCTAATCGAAATAGCGCGACAGCGTGGTACATCGCCGAAAGATGAACGCGGCAAACGGAACTCCTAAAGATTTCCAGTAAAATTCCGATAGAATCGAAAAGTCGTACGTCCCTCTTCAAACTTGCGAATGAATCTTCTGTTCATTTCGTAAACCGCGATTAGTTCTCGTTGAGCTACGAATATTCGCGGGCGCGTCACTTTTCGCAAAAAAcgaaataacttattcataaAATGCCGACGTCACAAAGCGACTGGTGCGCCGCCTACTCGAGTCTTCGAAGGCAAACAATAACGTATAATGTTCTGATTTTACTATTGTTTAAGATGTCTGTTTTGCCCCTAGTGTAAGATTTGCGTGGAACGTTAACGACCTGTTACATTTCTGTAAAGCACAGATTACTCGCCGTGTCGACGATCCCCGGGGATCGAGAAACCGCCGAATCAAGGCCTGATGCGCAGGTGGGTTTCGTGCCAATATGCATTAGATGATAATTATCGTCGTCAAGTGTCGGGGGTTAATTAGTCTCTCGATGAAGCCGTCGGGGCTAAATTTGTCGAATCAACGAATTTTCGTTTCGTTATTTACGACTCGACGCGGTGTTACAGATCCGGCGAAATGTCGACAAAAGAAATCGCGCCGCGCAATTCCGCAATTCTCTGGCAGAGGTCCCGCGAGAATCGGCGCGTTTTAGCGCGTTTTTCCGATCCGCCCGCGGCGTCTGTATCGCGCGGGATGCCCTGAATTCCACCTGTGACATTACTGCTTAGTACTGAATAAACCATATCACATTGCAAAtaaccgccattttgttagggcaCTTTCGTCCTGTATTGTCGGGTCATTCTTTCCCGTTTCTGAAAACCATTTGCGATGAGTTCATGTCACCGGTACTTAGacgatggattttgacaatttCGGGATAAAATTCTAACCTCTAGTTTTCAGTCGTGTATACGAATCTAAAATgtgcaacaatgcgacatgagagtgatattaattgatttgttcaactttcaaagaaattaattacataatttctCTAACAAAATATTGCAATGAACTATGAAGGCCACTCGTCAAGAGCCTGAAGGCTGTAACTATGTAAAGAGTGGATGGGGAGCCCTGATTACCACTAAATCAACGATGACTATGatacaaaaaatattaatattataaagCTTATCTATGGTAAGCTATTCAATACAACATACAACATACAATGGTAGTACAATAACAACTACTATAACATAAACATACtatgatttgaataatttagtagtttgtttgatattcaaaaaaaCTGTGGCCAATTTTTGCCACAATTTTCAATACCATTGATTTTGTTATATACGTCATTGAAGTTTTTGAATATCATGTTATACTGGACTTTTTTAGACTCGTTGAATCATTTAGATATAAATGTATCTTTGATAACGGTATCTTTATccgaaacatttgaatatagaACGTTCTGTTAAACGGagatggttttttttttctcaacgtTAAATGAAACGtgaataatgtttttaaaaaatattttcaggataaaaAGAGCGTCGTCAGACCAGAGAATAGCGGAGTTACAAGCTCTGATCGCGCTGTCGCGAGGCCGCAGCAGTCTAGTCGGATACGGGGAACTTGATCCTCGAATAGTGTAAGTATATAAGTTCCCGTTCGGCGGTTAATGTGCTGCCCTGGACCGCCCTACATTCGACATTGTGTAGTGTGAGATGTGGACAAAAAATCTTTCACTGAGGCGCTGATAAAAAAGATGTTTTAAGCCTGGTGTTGAATAGGACCAGGGCCACCTCTTTCAGACATTCAGCGCTGCCGTGAAATTAGACGAAAACCCTGGTGCTTGTTGTAGTCCTGAATCGCCAGACGTTCATCATTAGCGTGAAGTTTTGACGGCCAATTTTCTAGCTGATACGTTTGTAGTTCATACAGTGACGGATACAGTCAAAATTAAGCAtgaacaatttaaaaaaaaatatgaagatCTTGTTGTGGCGTTGATTAGTTGTTTTACTATTAAAAAAGCTCATTGCGTGCGTAAGCAGCGAAATGGCGACGAAGCTTATGGAAAAAAGGCACACAATTTCTAAAGTGGATACTCCCTTTTGCTGACCCTGGATCCGACCCTGTCGAttgttcatattcaattaagaattgataataatgtctcGGGTGCGGGGTCGTGCGAAATTTGAACGATTGTAAATTAGCTGCAATAATTGTAATAGATATCGCGATTAATGCCTATAAATAAGAAACTCGGGTTCGCTGTTTGCATGCCGCGCTGATTGCATTCTCTCActttgtttcttgtttctaCAGCGGTAAAAGGAACCAGGCTTCGAAGAAATCGTCAGATGCTGCCAAGGCACAAAAGCTATACCAAGCCAAACAAATCATCCGTCGTTTATTTGAGGATGTCATGAATCAATGATAGATAAACTCTGTAAGTTGCCGGATATGAACCCGATCCGCTTTATTTACCATTAAAATAGTCGAAGCcgagttcattaatttggCAGCAATTTATGTCGTAAAGGATATAATGAAATGGCCCTTGATTTATTCGCCTTAAACAACAATATTCTCTCCGGCGCTTGCCACTGCCATGGCTGTTTGTAGCCCTGAAAATACCACGGACCAGTTGCACGATAGTTCAAAggtggtcttaaatcataaaattttTGTCTTaaggttgttagattggctctTAATAGGATTAAGTTGGCCTTAATGgccttaaactggtcttaaaacCTGCCGTAATCGCATATGGAGTAAACTCATCGGTTCGCAGACTGTAAGGTGCTGCCCTCTATATACGAACTAAAATAAACGATAGGCGGCATTTCGGTCGAAGATTGTAATTTCACAGAATTTAGTCCACGGAAAAACCTCAATATGGCCCCAGTCAAGGAGGTCAGCCAATACAGAGTCCAAAGCCCTGAACGTGCAGCAGACCCCATTTCTATCGACGTAGAATCGACATTAAACGTGTATCAAGGCCCAGACTTTTTTATCGAACCACCCAAATTGCTCATAAATCGCGACACGTTTTTTCATCGTTTCTCTTTCAGATTTTAGTGCGCGCCGCGTGCGTGCGTAATTGCCGACAGAAAACAAAACCCTCTCGATCGAAAATATCCGCCAACGAACAACCGACATCACACACCAGTCACACACTCTCGAGTATAGCTAACAAACCACCACCAAACAACAACCAGTGATAGGGAATTAAAAGCGAAGATCGGAATCGAAGAAAATGCTGGCATTTACTCGGTTTTTTACGTTTTAATGTACGGATCAATTAACTAAACAATTAATTTCGATTATTACTGGTCGAATTTATCATTAGACGTAGAAAGCAATAATTCGAAGCTGGAAAAACTTTTAAGTCTTCATTTTCTGATGTTTCAATTTAGGGATTAATGCTGCTTAATAAGTTGATGATGGACGCTGCGTTTCAGATGATTGAAATCTATGTTATTATTTGTGTTATATGTTTAACAGGCCTAGTTAGTTGTATAGATACTGTGAGACACAGGCCCGTAGCGTGGAGGAAATCTGCTTTTGAAAAGgaatatttagaaattgttggaTGAAATGTTCGGTTTTTCCAATTTAGTCCCTGTCTGAAGGGCTGTCATTGAACACCGTCGGAAGCCTATGGACTGCAAGCGTATTTACCTTCGAGCATAGTTTCAAAAAGTTCCGCGTTAAAACGTAAACGAACTGCCCAACACGCTACGGGTCTGacagaatatatttatatacggTGCACCTATTCTGTTAGTCTCAATAAGCCAAACTCACGGTTCCACAACTGTGAATGAAAGTTATTCGACAAAAATCAACCGACTTCGCGATGGCTCAATTCCGGAATGAGTTAAAGTAGACCAAAGCCTGATTCGCCTATTCACAATTGTGGAAGCGTTAGTTCAATTTACCGTCGAATATAGCGatataaaatatcatcatcaaaaccTTTGTTACGATTACCTCGAAATCACTTTCGGTTTCTAGAATGATTTGTCCGGCAAAACGTATAGTAAATTTATGCGTGCGTCTTCATGTGATTACCCTCGCGACCTAGTAACCGGTATATGTTAGCAATTAACAATGTttcaatgaattgaataaataagtCAGACACGTCGAGTATCTTCACGATTCGGGTTGTAAATTACTATTGATTTTtgttataatgaaaaatatatacacgGAAATAAAGCATGAAAATgagtattttcaaaaaggggCACACCTCACGCGTTCGATCGTTCGTTTGATGTTTAGATGTTTTCAAACCACCCCCGCCCGCTAGTCCTCTTAGAGTTCCGCGAGATCTGATCGGTTCTCGTGCTATATGTTCatcagtcgtttctatacagTTTGATGGCGATAACTGCAGTATCGTCGTATGTCGCGATATTTGTTATTTGGCGAGGGGAACAAACCCCGTCTAACTCAAATAAACTGGGAAGATTGGCTCGAGATAAACGGAGATCGGAAAGGATTTCGTCCTTGTTGGAGTTAATCAAAAGTCCGAGTTGGCCACGTCTGAGGTGTACATGTACTAAAAAATTATTGTCATGTATATTTAGCAAAGCTATTTTCTGTCCTATTCTCGAAGAATGGTCGACGTCGGAAATCCGGAACAGAGCGAAAGAGTAACGAGCGAACTATCAGTTTGGAATACCAAAACTGGAACTGACTTCATTTTTACACATAGCTATTTATATAACACAGATTCAGACAGGTTGAGACCtggaaaatgatacaaaaacaaaggtgaTGAGTAGTGACATGACAGTGAGACAAACAACAATCAACACATTCTGACACAGACAAACAGTCTCAGAGGACAATGAGTAATAAGATGGAGATATaaaccaataaagaaatacgAAATATGTATAACAATTATCAGTGATATTTAGTGTtgttaaatatatacattattaCGATGTACTAAAGCAAAACTCATATTCACTCAATCATGATAACGATAATATATTTAGCCTAATATTCATTGAAACATTCATTCAAATGATTTGATCACATTGtatttacaaatacatagaTGAAACGCATTTAAATAGCACTTAAACAAAATGCCTTAACTacgataatttttttctgtctAATATCCATAAAAACACTTATTGTCATTGGACTCGCGAGCATATAAGATGAAATACATTCAAGTGGCACTAATAAAAGTAAATAAGCAGAAATACGTCGTGATAGATGGCAGATCCGACATATATAAACCTATCGCCTAGACGGTACTTTCGAGAAGTCGAATCATAGCTTTGATTTTAACATTATCGCGTTCGTCTAACTTCTTTCTGGCGAGCAGCGCATCTTCGATACGCTCCAGCGTTCCCGGAGCTTTACGGTTCGAAAACCTCCCCTTCGTATCGCGTAGTAGATTCAACCAACGCATTTCGGTGACGATGTCGTTCAGTTGCTGCTTCGTGACAGCGATGAATTTCGTAGAGACGATCGCCTTTCGAATGGAAGAAACGATATCGCACAATCGGGATTGCGAATCGGGACGCGATAATGGGGGGATCGTAAGCGAAGCTAGCTCGTCGCCGTACTTCTTCAGCATACCGAGTGCCGCCAGTTGGACGGAGTTTAGCTTATTGCCTCGTATGTTGTCGATCTCTAAGTCTAGTCGCAGCCTGTCGATTTTACTGAGGGGGTCGGCGTGCAGCTTCCGATAGCATGCAACGAATTCTTCTTTCATTGCTTTCGCTTCTTCTTCGGTTGGACGCATAGATTTCTTTTCGCGGTCGTGGTATTCCCGGCAGCTTTGTAGCAATCGGGCGTATCGTCCGTTCTGGTGAAACGTTACGCGACAAATCGGACATTCAGGGAAGGACAGCTTTCCATCGTTGGCTCGAGACTCGATGCTCGAGTCCAATCGATTGACCTCGACGACATGACCGCACTCGACGATCTGGACGAACCGTGAATCTGCTGAAAACTCGCCGTTCATTTTGACCAGAGTTTCCTTGTCGCACACAGCACACAATTCCGGACAGATTTCGCCGCAAAGTCCGATGCAAGGATGATCGCAATTGGCGATGCGTTTGGAGCATGGCTTGTCACATGGGATACGGTCGCACTGCTCCCAGCACAGCCGTGTACATTTAGAATGCTCGCAGCCCAAACTGCACGCTTTCGTGCATTTCGTACACGGCTCCGAACAAGGTTGACTACAGTATCCATGTGAACACCTTGTTGTACAAGGATATATCGAACACTCCACGCTGTTTTTGAAAGCACACTCTATTCTAACTCGATGCGAGCAGAACATCTTCTGAACTATCTTCTCCTTGCAACCCTGGTGTATTCTCCCATACAAACAGCCCGAGCCGCAGATTCCTTGGCAGTTGTGACCGCACTCGAGGATTTGCGAACATTTCTGCTCGCAAACGATGTTGCCAGCGTCTTTCCAACAGGGTTCCTTTTGCGTATGGCCACATTCCAGTTTCCTCGTAACTGGTATCCTGTATTTCTGCTTGTACGTTGCCGCATCTTTACATAGTACACGCTTAATAGAATGGTCACAGGGTAACATCAGCTTGACACGTTCTTCGCACGGCCCACACGGTTCCCCGCATTGCTTTGTACATATGTGGCCGCATGGCATTGGAATGTCACACTTTGAATTACAAGTAATCGCTTTGCCCCTCATGTGACAACTTGCCATTTGGACGTGTCTGCACGCAAGCCTATGTTCAACTTGCGTCATACAATCGCCGCACGATATCTTACAAGGTTTCGTGCACGCATGGCCGCACGGCAGCTTCCTCGAACAGGCTTTGTCGCAAACGATTGGTTCTGTGTTCCGTGAACAGGGTATTAACTTGATGTGCTGACACGGGAGCCACTTAGGTACAGGCTCAGAACACCAACAAGGTTCGTTGCATCGTTTTTGACACTTTGTCTCGTGCTCGCACTTGTTCGTTCTGGTGCACATCTCGATACACATCAATTCGGTTAGTTTCTGGTTGCAAGCTACGTTTTGGCGACTATGGCCACATGGCAACTTTTTCGCTACCAATGTCGGACACGGAGGGCATTTTTCCCAACACAGAAGTGGACATTTGTGTCCTTCGGAACAAATCACTTTTGTACAAGGCTTCTTGCACTTGAACAGTGAGTGCTGAATATCATCGAGGTGACATGTTCTCGAACAGGTGTGTCCACACGTTAGTCGCGTGGTACATGGCAATGTGCAGCAACCTTGTGGGAACCGGTCAAAGTCGGACGGTTTGTTTATCAAAGAATGTTCATTATGAGGGTGATTTTGACAGAATATTTCCAACGACGGACCGCATGCTTCTTCCCTCTTGAGATCGGTGCATATCTTTTCCCACAGTGGACTGCGTTTTGAAAGATGTTTCAAATTTCCGATGACGTACAAGCCCAGCTTCGCTCTGGATAGCGCGACGCAAACTCTGTTCTCTATAGCCAGGAAGCCGATACGGTCCGACGGCTCGGAGCGCACCAACGACAGCACGATGATGTCATTTTCTTCCCCTTGGAAATTATCGACCAAAGTCAAACGCATGCCACCGAATTCCTTCTTCGGCATCTTCTTTTTCAGCTGGAACATCTGTCCAGAATACGGTGTAAGCACAGTTATTTGCTCTTTTTCGTAGCCTTGTTTTAGCAGGTAACCGCACAGTTTGGCCACGTATTCCGCTTCGAATAGGTTATAGTGACTTTTAATTTCAGTCTCGGTACCTTCCGGCTCGTTGTGCGTAACGAAGAACATATCCTTACCCATTCCTTTGACGTGATCGTACATCGTCACTGATCGGTCGTTCTTCAGTTCCGGGTAGATGTGTTTCATGAGCGTGGCGATTAGCGGTCTCATTCTGTGCTGATACTGTAGACACTTGTATTCGACTTGATTATCGATCATTCTCTCGAAAAACGAAATGTCCAAATTGTAGTTTTTTGACAATTCGTAAACGGTCGTCGACGGCTTCAGTTGTTTGTGGTCGCCGATCAGTACTAAATGCTCGCAGTTTTTAGTGAGAGACGTTATGATGTGCGACTCGAGCACCTCGGCGGCTTCCTCGACGATGGTAACGATCGGATGGATATCGCGCAGCAGCAGCTGAAGTCTTGCAGCCGCTGTCGTCGTCATTCCGATGATCTTCACGCCTCGTAAGATGCTCACGTCGATCTGGTCTTGGATTTCTCGATAGAGTTTGCATTTCTCTTCGTACAGAGCTTGTTTCTCGGCAATACCTCGTAGATGATTCTTCACGTTCAAATTTACCCAATAACGGTAAAGACGCCACCTATCGTCGATACTGAGTTCCCAGACATTACGTACTCGCATCACCTCGTCCGCGCTCATCAGGTCCTTCGATCTCAGCTGTTCTTTGACGAACTTCTTTGTCGCCTTTTTACTTCTGGTCACTGTCTGCCACCCGTCAGTCGCCGCCGGCTCTTTACTTCGACGCGCGATGTCTCCGGTCGTCGCTAGGATATTAGACATCGTCGGTTTCGAGTTCTTTCGAACATGCGCGAAATCGTCCTCTCCGTCGAAATCGTTGTCGAGCATGCGTTGCTGTTCGGCGATTATTGCTTCGTCATCGAAATCGAGTCCTTCGTCATCCTCGCTCGAATCTGCATCTTCCATACATAGCCACTGAACCAGTCTGTCGTCGGTGTCTAGTTCCGCACTCATATTTGCATTCATCGCCGCTCCCAGCGATTCTGCTGACATGACGTTTCGTTTCATTCGCAGCGCGTACGTCGTTCTCAGCGCTTCCGTATCGCCAACCGTTCGTTGCAGTTCTTTAATCACACACTCCTTTACTAGGTAATTGTACAGATACCATCTTTGTTCCAAGTTTAGCAACCATACATCTTGTATGCGGTCCACTTCGAGACGACTATTCATCATCACGTCGTTTGTTTTCAGGAGTCGTAATCTCTGTCGAATGAAATCCTGTTTGGAAGGTTCCATTTCACCGAACACCAACCATTGTATGCCGGGATGTTGTTCTTTCTTAACGTTTCGGTCAATTTCGCAAAGCCATTTGATCAGCATATCGTCATTGAGCTGGGCATTTAACGTCGGGTTCATGAAAGGTCTTAATATTTCAACGGAGACTATTCCTCCGTCTAAATTTGCAATTTTTGCGCTGAGGGCTTTTATTTCATCTTCCATTGCGCCAATATCCCGGCGGGCTGCCGTGACCCCGTTGAACATATCTCGCGGAAGCTTTTTATCTTTGCGTAATTTAGCTTTGATATTCTTCAGCAAAAACGGCTGCATGGCTTCGTTGGCGCTGCGACCGCCGATTCGTACGATCGAGTCAGACTTGTCCAGTAGAAATTTAGTTATTTCCTTTAGAAACTGATCGAGTGCGTGGTTCGTGTAGCACACTAACAAAATAGGTTGGGAATTCTCGTTCCATCGTTGCCAATTATCAATCAGAATCCGCACGAGTGCCAGACCTACATAGGTTTTTCCTGTGCCCGGAGGACCTTGTATGATTGCCAAGCGTTTACTCAAAGCGAGCATGAGAGCAGCCCGTTGCGAATCGTCCATTCGAAGCGCCTCCGATGACAACCACGTTTCTTGTCTTAGCGGCCTCATAGTTTGGCGTCGGTTTCCGCCGACGATACTCGAGAGGTCGTAATTGGTTTCTCTAGTGAGGTATGTCGGCGCTTCGACTTTCGGCTGACAGTGGACGATGTGTTCCGCGAAAGGCATGTTTCGCTCGGTGAACCATTGAAGTCCGCGCAGGACGTGTCGACTCGCTTCGAAATAAGCGGTCGTCTCGACCATCACGTACGTATAGTCGACCACGTCTTGTACGTCCTCGTCGAACTTTTCGAAACGCACCCGGATATCGCCGTCGCTCCGAAGTTTCTTCAAATCCCGACCGACCACCGTACAGAA from Tubulanus polymorphus chromosome 11, tnTubPoly1.2, whole genome shotgun sequence encodes:
- the LOC141912500 gene encoding NFX1-type zinc finger-containing protein 1-like; the encoded protein is MFTRNPGQKSSQCSRQTVARGSSTRGGPSTRGGPSNRGGSSTRGGTSNRGGSSNSVSGAAGTRPPYQIGWRKLSELKANENAADVALYLVGNKQPVMNLLKGNFDKKPDLVILVLEVWMKACPGQSTGHCSLECLTMMVDSEFLSKAVVGYLAKMKATGDAGQKSINVMMDICGVLLTRIPSVSHKDVFLVVGVIDTVVKSERHPPSPRMIEKLHELQKHVHEIVRNNLPTPSTGGAMRRWHSVPNNDLETPPDDYRAISLFPQPRDLAFDAEPFLRRNIAKGRFVDVDHYLDVNFRLLREDFIRPLREGIEEYKKPIRTGKLQNIRVYSDVRIVMPPTCTLSGLEHTLRFNVEKLKGVRWESSKRLIYGSLLCLSRDNFERVLFCTVVGRDLKKLRSDGDIRVRFEKFDEDVQDVVDYTYVMVETTAYFEASRHVLRGLQWFTERNMPFAEHIVHCQPKVEAPTYLTRETNYDLSSIVGGNRRQTMRPLRQETWLSSEALRMDDSQRAALMLALSKRLAIIQGPPGTGKTYVGLALVRILIDNWQRWNENSQPILLVCYTNHALDQFLKEITKFLLDKSDSIVRIGGRSANEAMQPFLLKNIKAKLRKDKKLPRDMFNGVTAARRDIGAMEDEIKALSAKIANLDGGIVSVEILRPFMNPTLNAQLNDDMLIKWLCEIDRNVKKEQHPGIQWLVFGEMEPSKQDFIRQRLRLLKTNDVMMNSRLEVDRIQDVWLLNLEQRWYLYNYLVKECVIKELQRTVGDTEALRTTYALRMKRNVMSAESLGAAMNANMSAELDTDDRLVQWLCMEDADSSEDDEGLDFDDEAIIAEQQRMLDNDFDGEDDFAHVRKNSKPTMSNILATTGDIARRSKEPAATDGWQTVTRSKKATKKFVKEQLRSKDLMSADEVMRVRNVWELSIDDRWRLYRYWVNLNVKNHLRGIAEKQALYEEKCKLYREIQDQIDVSILRGVKIIGMTTTAAARLQLLLRDIHPIVTIVEEAAEVLESHIITSLTKNCEHLVLIGDHKQLKPSTTVYELSKNYNLDISFFERMIDNQVEYKCLQYQHRMRPLIATLMKHIYPELKNDRSVTMYDHVKGMGKDMFFVTHNEPEGTETEIKSHYNLFEAEYVAKLCGYLLKQGYEKEQITVLTPYSGQMFQLKKKMPKKEFGGMRLTLVDNFQGEENDIIVLSLVRSEPSDRIGFLAIENRVCVALSRAKLGLYVIGNLKHLSKRSPLWEKICTDLKREEACGPSLEIFCQNHPHNEHSLINKPSDFDRFPQGCCTLPCTTRLTCGHTCSRTCHLDDIQHSLFKCKKPCTKVICSEGHKCPLLCWEKCPPCPTLVAKKLPCGHSRQNVACNQKLTELMCIEMCTRTNKCEHETKCQKRCNEPCWCSEPVPKWLPCQHIKLIPCSRNTEPIVCDKACSRKLPCGHACTKPCKISCGDCMTQVEHRLACRHVQMASCHMRGKAITCNSKCDIPMPCGHICTKQCGEPCGPCEERVKLMLPCDHSIKRVLCKDAATYKQKYRIPVTRKLECGHTQKEPCWKDAGNIVCEQKCSQILECGHNCQGICGSGCLYGRIHQGCKEKIVQKMFCSHRVRIECAFKNSVECSIYPCTTRCSHGYCSQPCSEPCTKCTKACSLGCEHSKCTRLCWEQCDRIPCDKPCSKRIANCDHPCIGLCGEICPELCAVCDKETLVKMNGEFSADSRFVQIVECGHVVEVNRLDSSIESRANDGKLSFPECPICRVTFHQNGRYARLLQSCREYHDREKKSMRPTEEEAKAMKEEFVACYRKLHADPLSKIDRLRLDLEIDNIRGNKLNSVQLAALGMLKKYGDELASLTIPPLSRPDSQSRLCDIVSSIRKAIVSTKFIAVTKQQLNDIVTEMRWLNLLRDTKGRFSNRKAPGTLERIEDALLARKKLDERDNVKIKAMIRLLESTV
- the LOC141913079 gene encoding uncharacterized protein LOC141913079 — protein: MYRIQVVIFACAFAVIFVTASSAASSAQSRQRIKRASSDQRIAELQALIALSRGRSSLVGYGELDPRIVGKRNQASKKSSDAAKAQKLYQAKQIIRRLFEDVMNQ